From Pseudoleptotrichia goodfellowii, a single genomic window includes:
- a CDS encoding Fur family transcriptional regulator, whose product MKLTKNRQKVLDLIQISDIPVNVKFLKTKVDFDLSTIYRALDFLEKNKLVFSFDFENEKYYFKEENANFFICDTCKHIETVPDFSDSEIEKEKNTLEKKGFSLLSHLSIFKGKCSDCD is encoded by the coding sequence ATGAAACTTACTAAAAATAGGCAAAAGGTCCTTGATTTAATACAAATCTCGGATATCCCCGTAAATGTAAAATTTTTAAAAACAAAAGTTGATTTTGATCTTTCTACGATTTATCGGGCTTTAGATTTTTTAGAAAAAAATAAACTTGTATTTTCTTTTGACTTTGAAAATGAAAAGTATTATTTCAAAGAAGAAAATGCCAACTTTTTTATATGCGACACTTGTAAACATATAGAAACCGTTCCCGATTTTTCGGACTCGGAAATAGAAAAAGAAAAAAATACATTGGAAAAAAAAGGATTTTCTCTTTTATCGCATTTATCCATTTTTAAGGGGAAATGTAG